From Elaeis guineensis isolate ETL-2024a chromosome 16, EG11, whole genome shotgun sequence, a single genomic window includes:
- the LOC105059379 gene encoding heterogeneous nuclear ribonucleoprotein Q codes for MAEPEAVMEPEEQVDIDGDNDAEDMMDDYDAVEDYADRKLRQESPVEDEEREHLSDSEGQEKASPSDGADGASPDPMKGGEGQEERPGVGSRDAADCQKWAELLALPPHGSEVFIGGLLRDATEKDLRELCEAFGEIHDVRLVKDKDTGESKGFAFITFTNKDAAQKAIEELHDKEFKGRTLRCSLSQVKHRLFVGNVPKSLSEEELRKILEESGPGVQNIEMFKDQQNPSRNRGFLFVEYYNHACADYARQKMSSPNFKMDGSNPTVSWADPKNSSDSSAAAQVKALYLKNLPENVTPEKLRELFERHGEVTKVVLPPAKAGQKRDFGFIHFAERSSALKAVKGTEKYEIDGHVVDVALAKPQVDKKPDHASNSFKPGLLPSLPPYPAYGYSGDPYGAYGGAYGAAGFGQPVIYGRGPMPAGMRMVPMVLPDGRLGYVLQQPGAQAPPPPPRRSDRSGGSGEGGGRGSDGNRERRYRPY; via the exons ATGGCGGAGCCGGAGGCGGTGATGGAGCCGGAGGAGCAGGTGGACATCGATGGCGACAACGACGCCGAGGACATGATGGATGACTACGACGCCGTGGAGGACTACGCCGACCGGAAGTTAAGGCAGGAGTCCCCGGTTGAGGACGAGGAGCGCGAGCATCTGTCAGACAGTGAGGGGCAGGAGAAGGCTTCGCCATCAGATGGGGCTGACGGTGCTTCTCCTGATCCGATGAAAGGAGGGGAGGGACAAGAGGAGAGGCCGGGAGTCGGGTCTAGAGATGCGGCTGACTGCCAGAAGTGGGCTGAGCTACTTGCGCTGCCACCTCATGGGTCGGAGGTTTTCATTGGTGGATTGCTGCGAGATGCTACGGAGAAGGATCTCAGGGAGCTGTGCGAGGCCTTTGGGGAGATTCACGAT GTAAGGCTGGTGAAGGACAAGGATACGGGAGAAAGCAAGGGTTTTgctttcattacattcacaaacAAGGATGCGGCTCAAAAAGCCATCGAGGAGCTCCATGACAAGGAATTCAAG GGGAGAACCTTGAGATGTTCTTTGTCACAAGTGAAGCACCGGTTGTTTGTTGGAAATGTCCCCAAGAGCTTGTCAGAGGAAGAGTTAAGGAAAATCCTGGAGGAAAGTGGTCCTGGGGTTCAGAATATTGAAATGTTCAAG GATCAGCAGAACCCAAGCCGTAACCGTGGTTTTCTCTTTGTTGAGTATTACAACCACGCCTGTGCTGATTATGCAAGGCAGAAGATGTCGAGTCCAAACTTTAAGATGGATGGAAGCAATCCAACTGTCAGCTGGGCCGACCCAAAAAATTCATCCGACTCTTCTGCTGCTGCTCAG GTGAAAGCTTTATATCTGAAAAATTTACCAGAGAATGTTACACCAGAAAAGTTAAGGGAACTTTTTGAACGCCATGGAGAGGTCACAAAAGTTGTTCTGCCTCCTGCTAAAGCTGGGCAGAAGCGAGATTTTGGATTCATCCATTTTGCTGAGCGATCTAGTGCATTGAAGGCAGTTAAAGGaacagaaaaatatgaaattgatG GGCATGTTGTGGATGTCGCCCTTGCGAAACCTCAGGTTGACAAGAAGCCTGATCATGCTTCAAATTCATTCAAACCGGGGCTTCTTCCAAGTCTCCCTCCATATCCAGCTTATGGTTATAGTGGGGACCCATATGGGGCCTACGGTGGTGCATATGGTGCAGCCGGATTTGGCCAG CCGGTGATATATGGTAGAGGACCCATGCCGGCTGGGATGAGAATGGTGCCAATGGTACTTCCTGATGGTCGACTTGGTTATGTTCT ACAGCAGCCTGGTGCACAAgctccaccaccacctcctcggAGGAGTGATCGCAGTGGTGGCTCC